In a genomic window of Caloenas nicobarica isolate bCalNic1 chromosome 1, bCalNic1.hap1, whole genome shotgun sequence:
- the SUCLA2 gene encoding succinate--CoA ligase [ADP-forming] subunit beta, mitochondrial: MAASMICSRVSAGLRGSGLRATLGTATAKVLGGSPGILNNHGFQVQQQQQRRLSLHEYLSMGLLQEAGISVPHGVVARTPDEAYKIAKEIGSKDLVVKAQVLAGGRGKGTFEGGLKGGVKIVFSPEEAKAVSSRMIGKKLFTKQTGEKGRICNQVFICERRYPRREYYFAITMERSFQGPVLIGSSQGGVNIEDVAAENPDAIIKEPIDIVEGIKKEQAVRLAQKMGFPPNLVDEAAENMIKLYNLFLKYDATMIEINPMVEDASGVVMCMDAKINFDSNSAYRQKKIFDMQDWTQEDQRDRDAAKADLNYIGLDGNIGCLVNGAGLAMATMDIIKLHGGTPANFLDVGGGATVHQVTEAFKLITSDKKVLAILVNIFGGIMRCDVIAQGIVMAVKDLDLKIPIVVRLQGTRVDDAKALITASGLKILACDDLDEAAKMVVKLSEIVTLAKQAHLDVKFQLPI; encoded by the exons ATGGCGGCCTCCATGATCTGCAGCCGGGTGTCGGCCGGGCTGAGGGGCAGCGGCCTCCGCGCCACGCTGGGCACCGCCACGGCGAAG gtACTTGGTGGAAGTCCAGGAATACTCAATAATCATGGGTTTCAGGTgcaacaacagcaacagagGAGGCTGTCACTACATGAATACCTGAGCATGGGACTGTTGCAGGAGGCTGGCATTTCTGTTCCACATGGAGTAGTTGCCAGGACACCAGATGAAGCTTACAAAATAGCGAAAGAAATAG GTTCAAAGGATCTTGTGGTAAAAGCACAGGTTTTAGCTGGTGGTAGAGGAAAAGGAACATTTGAAGGTGGCCTCAAAGGAGGAGTGAAAATAGTTTTTTC TCCAGAAGAAGCAAAAGCTGTCTCCTCCAGAATGATTGGAAAGAAGTTGTTTACCAAGCAGACAGGAGAAAAGGGCAGGATATGCAACCAAGTATTTATCTGTGAGCGCAGATATCCCAGGAGAGAATACTATTTTGCAATAACAATGGAAAGGTCATTTCAA GGTCCTGTGCTGATAGGCAGTTCTCAGGGTGGTGTCAATATTGAAGATGTTGCTGCAGAGAATCCTGATGCGATAATTAAGGAACCCATTGATATAGTAGAAGGCATAAAAAAGGAGCAAGCTGTTAGG CTTGCCCAAAAAATGGGGTTTCCTCCTAATCTGGTAGATGAAGCAGCTGAAAACATGATCAAATTATATAATCTCTTTCTGAAATATGATGCTACCATGATAGAAATAAATCCTATGGTGGAAGATGCGTCAGGAGTTG tgatgTGTATGGACGCAAAGATAAACTTTGACAGTAATTCAGCCTATCGTCAGAAGAAGATCTTTGATATGCAGGATTGGACACAGGAAGATCAAAGAGACAGGGACGCTGCAAAAGCAGATCTCAACTATATAGGATTGGATGGAAACATAGGCTGCTTAG TCAATGGTGCCGGTTTAGCTATGGCCACAATGGATATAATTAAACTTCATGGTGGAACTCCAGCAAACTTCCTTGATGTTGGTGGTGGTGCTACAGTGCATCAAGTGACTGAAGCCTTTAAGCTTATTACTTCTGATAAAAAG GTACTGGCTATTCTGGTAAATATTTTTGGTGGCATCATGCGATGTGATGTGATAGCACAAGGCATCGTAATGGCAGTGAAGGATTTGGACCTGAAGATACCTATTGTGGTACGGTTGCAAG GTACACGAGTTGATGATGCCAAAGCTTTAATAACAGCTAGTGGCCTCAAAATCCTCGCGTGTGATGACTTGGATGAAGCTGCAAAAATG gtgGTGAAGCTCTCTGAAATAGTCACCTTAGCAAAACAAGCTCATTTGGATGTTAAATTTCAGTTGCCAATTTGA